The Flavobacterium commune genome contains the following window.
TTATTTTTATGCAATGGATTTTTGGGGTAATGTACCATTAGTTACTGTGGCAAGAATAGATCCTAATAATTTGCCTGGTACTACTCCCAGAGCGGAAATATTTAATTTTGTTGAGACAGAAATGTTAGCCGCTATAGAAGATTTACCTTCAATAACAACTGTAAACAAAGCAAGTTATTATCCAAGGTTTACAAAAGAAGCTATTTATGGCGCTTTGGCAACCATGTATTTGAATGCTCAGGTATATACAGGAACTCCTAAATGGACTGAAGCTGTTGCCATGTGTGATAAAATTATCAGCACAAATAAATATTCAATGGAAGCAGCTGTAGTAGATAATTTCAAATCGACTAAAGAGCAGAATTCAACAGAGATAATTTCTTCTTTTTCTATTGCGCCAGCACAGAATGCAGGAAACAATCAATTTATTTTATATACTCAAAACGCATTAGATAAATTAAAATATAATTTGCCTTTTACACCGGCCAATGGTTACAGTACCTATCAGGAAGCTCTTGACAGATATGAAAATCAGGATGTCCGTAAGTCATTGATTGAATATGGACCACAATATTATTTAGATGGTGTTACACCTTTAAGATATCCAAACGGAACACAATTAAATATAATTGCTGTACAGAGTTTAATCAGCGCAGAGGATAATGAAGGTTACAAGGTGTTAAAATATACTCCTATAGGAACATCATGGTCTGGTTTTAATGCTGATAATGACTTGGTTTTAATACGTTATGCTGATATTTTATTGATAAAAGCCGAAGCCTTGTTTAGAGGAGGTACTACAACAATCACTGATACACCATTAAATTTAGTAAATACCGTAAGAGGTAGAAGTAATGCGTCTCTTTTATCAAGCTTGACTTTGAAAAATATTGAAGACGAAAGAGCTAGAGAATTGATTTGGGAAGGTCACCGTAGAAGAGATATGATTCGTTTTGGGACTTATTTTACAGGAACCTGGGCATTCAAAACAACGCAAACGGATACTTTTAGAGGTATATATCCTATTCCTCAGGAGCAGCGAACTGCAAATCCAAAACTGGAACAGAATCCAGGTTACCCTTTGAATTAAGTAATAAATTTGGTTAATAAATAGTTGGTTAAACCCATGTGTTCCTAGATTATTCTAAAATACATGGGTTTTTTATCTTAATTTAATTTTGTGTGTAATGATGTCTTTTACCAATGTATCGATTAGATTTATTTTAATTTTTGTTTTAGTACTATCGTTGAACCATAGTTATGGTCAATCTTATACAGGAGTAACTGGAATTAGAGATTCTTCTTATTCTACTAAAAATGCTTATAAATATGATGTAAAAACGCATCCGTCTATCAAGATTGTTACTGAATTTAAGTTTTCTTCAGTTAAAGAAATACGAAATATTAGCTATTGCGAAATTGGGAAACGTAAATTGAATTTGGATGTCTTTTACAATACTGAAAAGGCAAATTCCAAACGAACAGCAATCATCATTATTCACGGTGGCGGTTGGCGAACGGGAATCAGGGAACAACATTATCCGATGGCGCAAAAGTTAGCCAGTTTGGGTTATGTGTGTTTTACACCAGAGTATCGTCTTTCTACCGAAGCACTTTTTCCGGCAGCTGTTTATGATATTAAAGCAGCGATTCGTTGGGTTCGGGAAAATGCCGCAGCTTATAATTTTGATGCCAATCGAATCGCTGTTTTAGGTTTTTCCGCTGGAGGCGAAATGGCGGCTTTTATGGGTACAACGGGAAATATGCCGTTATTTGAAGGAACTTCTTGTAATTTAAATGCAAAATCTCATGCAAATGCCGTGGTAGATATTGACGGAACCTTATCTTTTGTACATCCGGATGGGAGAGAAGGAGATGATAGCAAAGGAATTTCGGCTGGAACCTATTGGTTTGGCTATTCAAAAGCAGAAAACCCGAAATTATGGGAAGCAGCATCGCCGTTGAGTTATGTAAGTGCTCAAACGCCACCAACACTTTTTATCAATAGTGCTGTGCCTTGGATGCATGCGGGCCGGGAAGATTATATCAAAGTTTTGGATAAAAACGGAATCTATTCGGAAGTAAAAGAATTCGAAGGAGCTCCGCATTCATTTTGTTTGTATGAGCCTTGGTTTAGTCCAACAATTCAATATATAGACAATTTTTTAACTAAAGTTTTTAATAAATAATATTTCAATGCTATGAAGCAGTTTTTTCAAAATGTTTTTTGGATGGTCCTTTTTGTTTCTTTTTATGCAAAAGCACAACAAACCACAATTAAGATTCCAAAAGACACTTCTTTTACGGTAAAAAATGAATACAAAAAATACCTGAAAAACTTTCCACATATAAAACCCGCTAAAGATTCTTTGCCGGAAAATGTAAATGAAAGTAGGAACCTGATATATACCACACTAAAAGACACTCCTTTTGGAGACCGAGATTTACATCTTGATGTTTTTTCGCCAAAGAAAAAAGGAAAATATCCAGCCTTAATTATGGTTCATGGCGGAGGATGGAGAGCGGGAGATAAAGCATTGCAAGTACCGCTGGCTCAAAAATTGGCAGCCAAAGGAATTGTAACGGTTTCTGTGGAATACCAATTGTTGCAGGAAGCCAAATATCCGGCAGCTGTTTTTAATATAAAATCGGCAGTGCGATGGGTACGTGCCAATGCGGATAAATACGGAATTGATTCGGATAAAATAGCAATTTCAGGTTGTTCGGCAGGAGGACAATTGGCCTTATTAGTCGGACTTACAAATGGAGTTGAAGTCAAGGAAGGAAATCAGGGGAATTTAGGTTTTTCGAGTGATATACAAGCCATCGTAGATTTGGATGGAGTAGTGGATTTTATGGCACCTTTGTCTCTTAATCTAAAACGAGGTCCTGATTCACCAGATGTACAATGGTTAGGAGGCACTTTTTATGAAAAACCGGAAATTTGGAAAGATGCTTCTCCTATCTTTTGGGCTAATGAAAAATCTTGTCCCATCTTGTTTGTCAATAGTGGTTTTCCAAGATTTCACGCCGGTCAGGATGAGTTAATCGGGATGATGAAAGATTGGGGAATATATACCGAAGTTCATAAATTTGATATCCAGCTCCATACATTCTGGTTGTTTAATCCCTGGATTGATCCAACGGCGAATTATATCAATGATTTTTTAATTAAAGTTTTTAAATAAATGAATATGAAAATAAAATTTATAGTTCCAGCCGTTTGTGTAATAGCTAGTTTTATAATGGCTTTCGGTGTGAAAAAAAATCACGTAACGGTTTATTTAGTTGGCGATTCCACAATGGCGGATTATGCTAATAATTACGAGCCGGGCAAAGATTATATGAAAACAAGATATCCGGTTACAGGATGGGGACAGGTTTTTCAGCAATATTTAGTGAAAGATAGTTTGCGAAAAGTGAATAAATTAATCAAAACGGACAGTGCTTTTGTCGATGACCGAGCCAGAGGCGGTCGCAGTACACGAACATTTTTTCAGGAAGGAAGATGGCGGGCGGTGTATGAAAATCTTAAAAAAGATGATTTGGTTTTGATGCAATTTGGGCACAACGATGCTGCCGAAGACAGAGCCGAAAGATATGTTACCATTGAAGGTTATAAGGAATTTTTAAGATTATTTGTTGACCAAACCAGATCCAAAGGAGCAGTTCCAATTATCTTAACACCAGTGGCCAGAAATTATCCATGGAAAGAAGGGAAACTTCAAAATGTTCACGGATTGTACGATCAGGCTGCAAAAGATGTGGCAAATGAATTGCAGGTTTTGGTTATCGATTTGAACAAGAAATCAATGGATTTTTTCACTAAAAAAGGAGAGACTTTTTCGGCTGAAAATTATTTTATGAATTTCCCTGCCGGTAAATATGAAGCCTATCCAGAGGGACAAAAAGACAATACCCATTTTCAAACCAAAGGTGCTGTTGAGGTAGCCCGACTTGTTTTTGAAGGAATGAAAGAATTAAATGCAACTATTAAAAATTAATAAAAACTGTTTTCTATGAGAAATGTAATCCGACTAAAATACATTTTGTTTTTTTTATTTATTAGCCAATTCTTTTTTGCCCAAACAGCAAATCCTGAAAAATATAAATATCAATTTGTTGTTGCTAAAGACGGCAGTGGTGATTATAAATTCATTCAGGATGCAATCGATGCGATGCGAAAATTCCCTTTGGCTCCAATCACTTTATATATTAAAAATGGAGTTTATAACGAAAAAATAGATTTGTCTGCCAATAATACCGATGTGATTTTTATTGGTGAAAGTGTTGATAAAACCGTTATTACTTATAATGATTATTCAGGAAGAGGCAAAATGGGGACTTTTGATTCCTATACCGCTAAAATATCTGGAAACCGATTTAAGGCTGAAAATATAACTTTTGAAAATTCAGCAGGCAGGGTAGGGCAGGCAGTAGCCTTGTATGTTGATGCTGATAAAGCCGTTTTTAAAAATTGTAAATTTTTAGGAAATCAAGATACGATCTATCATGGCGGTGAATATTCCAGACAATTTTTTGTGGATTGTCATATAGAGGGAACAACCGATTTTATATTCGGTCCGGCAACGGCAGTTTTTAAAAATTGTACAATCCTTTGTAAAGCGAATTCTTATATCACAGCACCCAATACTCCAAAGGATAAAGAGTTTGGTTTTGTCTTTATGGATTGTAAAGTTAGTGTGACTAGCGAAGTTGATAAAATGTACCTTGGCCGACCTTGGAGAGCCTGGGCAAAATCAGTATTTATAAAATGTGAATTGCCTAAACAAATTGCTCCGCAAGCATGGGATAATTGGGGAAATGTTGAGAATGAAAAAACAGCTTTTTTTGCTGAATACGAATGTAGTGGTGAAGGTTTTAGACCAAAAGAAAGAGCGCCATGGACACATCAACTGAAAAAAGCAGAAGCCGAAAGATATACTTTGAAAACTATTTTGGGCAGTAATTCAAAATCTTCAGAAAAGGAATGGTATGAATTGTGATTTTTTAAAATAGATTGACAGGGTTAACAACAAATTTTTAAACCAGTGGATTATATTTCACTGGTTTTTTTGTAATAACTTCCATCGTATAAATATCAGGCTAATTTTTATTGAATTATTTTATGGTATTATAAAAAATACTAAAATATTTTTATCAAAAATAAAATAACAAACAACATGCAACCGATTGTGTAATTTTTATATATTTGTAAAGTTGAATTTATACTTAAGCTTTTGAGTCTGGCAAAAGAAGTTATAATTCAAAAGAAAAATAACAATCTGGTGATTAAAAAAAAACTTTAATTTGAAGGTTTTTTTCATCCCTTTTTTTAAGTGTTATTTAAACACATATATAAAGGGGCTGTTTGTTAAAATTGGAGTATTGGAGATAATTTAGGATTTTGTCAATTAATAGAATGAAAAACTTTTTTTTAATATACTTGGTTTTAGTGTTTTCATTGGGATATTCCCAAGAGAATAATAGACTGAAACTTTGGTATAATCAACCTTCAGGGAAAACTTGGGAAAATGCTTTGCCTATTGGTAATGGTTTTCTAGGTGCTATGGTTTATGGAAATGTTGAAAATGAAATTATCCAGTTAAATGAAAATACAGTATGGAGTGGTGGACCGAATAGAAATGATAATCCAAATGCTTTAGCTGCTTTGCCGGAAATTCGAAAAATGATTTTTGATGGAAAACATAAGGATGCTGAAAAATTAGCAAACCAGGCTTTTATTTCAAAAAAATCACAAGGGCAGATGTTTCAGCCGGTAGGGAATCTTAATTTAAGTTTTGAAGGACATGAAAAGTATTCTAATTATAGGAGAGAACTTAACATAGAAAATGCAATTTCAAAAACAAGTTATGAGGTTGATGGTGTAACTTATATGAGAGAGGCTTTTGTTTCATTTTCAGAAAGAGTGATTGTAATTCATCTTACGGCAAATAAAAAAGGGAGTCTTTCATTCACTGCTAATTATACTTCGCCCCATAAGATTAAGAATTTTTCAGTAAGCAATTCAAAAGATCTTGAAATCACAGGTATTACCAGTGATCATGAAGGAGTAAAAAGTTTGATTAATTTTAAAGGAATAACTCGTATCAAATTAGATAACGGAAAATTAGAACAAACTGATAATTCACTTATTGTAAAAAATGCCAATGCTGCTACTATTTTTATATCAATAGCTACAAATTTTAATAACTATAATGATGTAAGCGGTAATGAAGCGAAACGTGCTGCTGATTATATGAATGCAGCCTATGGAAAATCTTATGAAACCCTTAAGAAGAAACATATTGCTGCCTATCAAAAATATTTCAATCGGGTGAAATTAGATTTGGGGACAACTCCGGCAGCTGATTTGCCAACAGATGAGCGTTTGAAAAATTTTAGAAATACAAATGACCCACAATTTGTAGCATTATATTATCAGTATGGCCGCTATTTATTGATATCTTCTTCACAGCCTGGAGGACAACCGGCTAATTTACAGGGAATTTGGAATAACAGTCTTACTCCGGCCTGGGACAGTAAATATACTATTAATATAAATGCTGAAATGAATTATTGGCCTGCTGAAAAAACCAATCTTTCAGAACTACACCAACCTTTTTTAGAAATGGTAAAAGATCTAGCTGTGACGGGACAAGAAACTGCCAAAACCATGTATGGTACAAGAGGATGGATGGCACATCATAATACTGATATTTGGCGGGCTACTGGTGCTGTGGATGGTGCTTTCTGGGGATTATGGACAGCAGGAGGCGGATGGGCCAGTCAGCATTTATGGGAACATTATCTTTATAAAGGGGATAAAGAATTTTTAGCATCTATATATCCTGTACTAAAAGGTGCAGCCTTATTTTATGTAGATTTTCTGGTAGAACATCCTAAATATAAATGGATGGTTGTAAATCCGGGGAATTCTCCGGAAAATGCACCACAGGCTCATAATGGTTCATCGCTTGATGCAGGAACAACAATGGATAATCAAATCGTTTATGATGTTTTTTCTACCACAATTCGGGCAGCACAAATTTTAAAAGAAGATGCTATTTTAATAGATACGTTGCAACAGTTACGCAGTCGATTGGCTCCGATGCATGTGGGAAAACACAATCAGCTTCAAGAATGGTTGGATGATATTGATGATCCTAAAGACAATCATCGTCACGTTTCTCACCTTTACGGATTGTTTCCATCTAATCAAATTTCGGCATACAAGACACCTGAATTATTTGCTGCTTCTAAAAATACTTTGCTTCAACGAGGCGATGTTTCCACGGGTTGGAGTATGGGCTGGAAAATTAACTGGTGGGCAAAATTGCAAGATGGAAATCATGCTTTTTCGCTTATAAAAAATCAACTTACTCCTTTAGGTGTAAATTCAGGAGGTGGGGGAACTTATAATAATCTTTTTGATGCGCATCCTCCATTTCAGATTGATGGAAATTTTGGTTGTACTTCGGGAATTACAGAAATGTTAGTTCAAAGTTCTGACGGAGCTATTCATTTGCTTCCGGCATTAGCTGATGTTTGGCCAGATGGTAGCGTTGAAGGAATACGTGCTCGAGGTGGTTTCGAAATTGTAGAGATGAAATGGAAGAATTATAAACTTACCAAATTAGTTGTAAAATCAACATTAGGAGGGAATCTAAGATTGCGTTTACCAAATAATCTCAAACAAAAATCAGGTGCTGAATTAGCAATGGCAAATGGAGAAAATCCGAATCCTTTTTATTTTGTTGATGAAACGGCACAAGCCATTATATCTGAAAAATCCAATATAAAACCACTTGAGCTTAAACCTATAATATTGGTTGATATTGAAACAAAAAAAGGGAATGTTTACACATTTGTTAGTAAATAAAACAATTTTATAAAAATTAAAAATAGGACTAAAATGAAAAAAAAATTAAATCTACTTTTTGCTTTCACACTATTATTTTTTGGAACAAATACATTTGCCCAAAATCCTAAATTTCATATTTATCTCTGTTTAGGGCAGTCTAATATGGAAGGCTATGCTAAAATTGAACCCCAGGATACTATAGTAAATAAGCGTTTTCAGGTTTTAGAAGCAGTAGATTGTGATAATTTGAACAGAAAAAAAGGACAATGGTACACAGCAGTTCCGCCTTTGAGTCGTTGTACTACAGGACTTAGCCCGGCAGATTATTTTGGAAGAGAAATGATTGCTAATCTTCCGCAAGATGTAAAAGTTGGTGTTATCAATGTAGCTGTGGGAGGATGTAAAATCGAACTTTTTGACAAAGATAATTATGAAGCTTACGTGAGTACAGCACCACAATGGTTGAAATCGATGGTGTCTCAATATGACGGGAACCCTTATGCCAGATTGGTAGAAATGGCTAAAATTGCTCAGAAAGACGGAGTGATAAAAGGAATATTATTACATCAGGGAGAATCGAATACTGGTGATACGCTTTGGACAAAAAAGGTAAAAGTAGTTTATGATAATTTATTGAAAGATTTAAATCTTAAAGCTGAATCTACGCCTTTATTGGCTGGAGAAGTGGTTCATGCAGACCAAAATGGGGTATGTGCCGGTATGAATAAAATTATTGCCACTTTGCCTCAAACAATCCCCAATTCCTATGTGATTTCTTCCAGCGGATGCCAGGATGGTGCAGATAATCTTCATTTTACAGCCGAAGGATATAGAGTGTTAGGGAAACGATATGCTGCAAAGATGCTTGAGATAATGAAAAAGAATAAAATTTAAATCAGGCTAGTCTTTTAAAATAACCAACCAAAAAAATATAAATATGAGATTGAATACCAAGGTTTTATTGGCGTTTTGTTGTTTGTCGATGATTGAAATTACAGCACAAAATCCTATCATCAAGCATATTTTTACTGCTGATCCTTCGCCAATAGTACATAAAGATACGCTGTTTTTATACACAGGGCATGATGTCGCTACCGAAGCTGATACTAATTATAAAATGGCCGATTGGCATGTGTTTTCTACAACTGATATGGCAACCTGGAAAGATCACGGGGCACCACTTTCGCCGAGTACTTTTTCGTGGGCTACAGGTGATGCTTATGCCGCACAGTGTATCGAGAGAAACGGGAAATTTTACTGGTTTGTTTCGACCTTTCATAAAAAAGATGGAGTTAGTGGAGGCGGAGCAGCTATAGGAGTTGCTGTTTCAGATACGCCTACAGGTCCTTTTAAAGATGCCATTGGTAAAGCTCTTGTGATAAACGAAATGACCAAAGATTTACCTCACGCTTGGGATGATATTGATCCTACCGTATTTGTGGATGATGACGGACAAGCTTACATGTTTTGGGGGAATGGAAGCTGTAAATGGGTGAAATTGAAAGAGAACATGATAGAAATGGATGGTCCTATTGCCACTTTTAAACCTAAAAATTATATTGAAGGACCTTGGGTTTATAAAAGAAAAGGACTTTATTATTTGGTATATGCCAGTGCAGGTACAAAACCGGAAATGATTGAATATTGTACCGCTACAAATCCCGCAGGTCCATGGACATACCAGGGGATTATTCAGGAAAATGTACCTAACAGTTTTACGACACATCCGGGAATTATTGATTATAAAGGAAACTCATACTTTTTTTATCATAACGGAACTTTGCCTACAGGAGGTAGTTACAGACGCTCTGTTTGTGTAGATTATATGTATTATAATGAGGATGGAACTATTCAGAAAATAGTACAAACTACTGAAGGTGTAAAAGCTTTAAAATAAAAATTGACATGAAAATAAGAGATACTTTTTTTTATATTGTTTTGCTGGTTGGTTTAACAATTACTACTAATTATGCTCAGGAAAATAAAGCTAAAAATCCATTGATTTATGCAGATGTTCCTGATTTATCAATGATTAGAGTAGGTGATACTTATTATATGAGTAGCACTACAATGCACGTTAATCCGGGAGTTCCAATTATGAAATCTACTGATTTAGTAAATTGGAAACTTGTCAATTATGCATATGAAACATTAGAAGATGACAATGACAGGCTCAATTTAGATAATGGAAAAAATGATTATGGCAGAGGTTCATGGGCTAGCTGTTTGCGTTTCCATGAAGGAATTTATTATGTAAGTACTTTTTCAGGAACAACGGGTAAAACATATATTTTTTCTACAAAAAATTTAGAAAAAGGACCTTGGAAAAAAATAGTATTAAACAACTCATACCACGATCACTCCATTCTTTTTGATGATGATGGAAAAGTGTATATGGTTTGGGGAGCAGGAAAAATTCAAATTATAGAGCTAAATAAGGATCTTTCAGGAGTAAAAGAAGAAACTAAAAGAGTCTTAATAGAAAATGCAAGTGCTCCTGCTGGAAACAATATAATGTTGCAATCTGAAGGTTCTCAACTTTTTAAAATTAACGGAAAATATTATTTATTTAATATCAACTGGCCAAGAGGAGGAATGCGTACTGTAATTATTCATCGTGCCGATAACATCAATGGTCCTTGGGAAGGAAAAGTGGGATTGCAAGATCAGGGTGTGGCACAAGGTGGACTTATCGATACTCCAGATGGTAGATGGTTTTCTTATTTATTTAAAGATGCCGGAGGTGTGGGACGTATTCCTTATTTAGTTCCGGTTAAATGGGAAGATGGCTGGCCAATATTAGGAGTGAATGGAAAAGTTCCTGAATATTTAGATTTACCACCAAGCAAAGGATTGATTCCTGGAATTGTAAATTCAGATGAGTTTACACGTAAAAGAAGTGATCAAGATTTGTCTTTAGTTTGGCAATGGAATCATAACCCAGACAATTCACTTTGGTCTGTGAGAGAGAGAAAAGGGTATTTAAGATTAAAAACAGCCAGAATAGACAGCAGTTTTGTTCAGGCTAAAAATACCTTGACTCAAAGAACTTTTGGACCTGAAAGTTCGGCTTCAACAATGCTTGAGATTTCTAAAATGAAAGAAGGAGACATGGCAGGACTTGCTTTACTGCAAAAAGAATTTGGATTAATAGCGGTGAAAATTGAAAATGGTTCTAAAAAAATTGTAATGATTGATGCTTCCAAAGGAATTCCAAAAGAAATTGCAAGTGTAACTGTAAACCAAGACAAAGTATATTTTAAAGCAGAATGTGATTTTAAAGATAGAGCAGATAAAGGAAAGTTTTATTACAGTTTGGACGGAAAAGAATGGATTAGTATTGGGAACACTATAAAGTTACCTTACACACTTCCACATTTTATGGGATACCGTTTTGGTCTGTTTAATTATGCTACAAAAAATACGGGTGGATATGTAGATTTTGATTGGTTCAGAATTAAATAAAGATTGAGTATGGTTATAAATAAATTTTATAAGCAGGATTATCATCGAATTATCCAATTTTTTGTACTGATTCTTATTTTGATAGTTCCGGCTTTGGCCATAAGCCAAAACAAAAAGAAAACCGTAAAATCAGCAATCAAAACATCTCAATATCGTAATCTTTTTAAAGAAGCAGGTTACAGTCAGGTTGAAATAGACCAGAAATTAGCTAAAGCTTATTATGATATTTTTGAAGGTCCAAATCGTGTTTATTTTAAAGAAGGCGATTCTTTAGGTTATGTTTCTGATGTTAAAAATAAAGATGCACGTACCGAAGGCATGTCTTATGGTATGATGGTAGCAGTTCAATTGGATAAAAAAGAGGTTTTTGATCGTCTTTGGCGTTGGTCGGTAAAATACATGCAGCATCAAAGTGGACCAAGAGAAGGCTACTTTGCTTGGAGTGTAAATCCAGAAACCAAGAAAAAGAATTCGCAGAATTCAGCTTCTGACGGGGAATTATATTATATAACCAGTTTACTATTTGCCTCTAATAAATGGGGTAATAATACTGGTATTGATTATTATAAAGAAGCTCGTAGAATATTAGATGCGATGTGGAAAAAAGATGGAACTGATAATGTATATAATCTGATTAATACTGAGCACAAGCAAATAAGTTTTGTACCTGAAGGAGGAAGTTACAATTGGACAGATCCTTCTTATCATTTGCCTGCTTTCTATGAAGTTTGGGCATTGTATGCTAAAGATGGACATGAGGAGTTTTATAAAGAATGTGCCAATGTTTCTCGTAATTTTTTGCATAAAGCCTGTCATCCTGTAACAGGTTTAAATGCAGATTATACAGAATTTAACGGTCAACCACATTCCACTCGATGGATGCCGGCAGCTTTTCGTTATGATTCCTGGCGTGTTCCAATGAATATTGCGATGGATTATACCTGGTATGGAAAAGATAAAAAATGGCAGGAAGATTACGCTAAGAGATTTCAAAATTTCCTTAAGTCTAAAGGATTAGAAACTTATGAGGATCAATTCAATCTGGACGGTTCTACTCCTGATTTTATTCTTCAGGCGGGTCCAGTTAAAAAGTTGAGACATTCTATAGGATTAGTATCTACGGCAGCAACTGCTTCACTTGTCAATAAAGATAAAGGAAGTGTAGATTTTGTTCGTGCAATTTGGAATGCTAAACTAGAGCCTTATGAAGATGGCTATTTTGATCCCTATTATGATGGTTTGATGTATCTCTTCAGTTTAATGCATCTTAGTGGAAATTATCAAATTATAGAGCCAGAAATTAATTGAAATTAAAATTTTTAAACTTAAAAAATAAAATATGAAACAGTATTTAAATGTTACGTTATTGGTATTTATTTTATCTAACTATTTGTGTTTAGGACAATCTATTGTGGAAGATTTTAAGCCTTCCACAGTCAATCAGCCTGGACAGGAATACCCACAAGTTAATTCTCAGGGCTACGCACGATTCAAAATTTTAGCTCCAGAAGCACAATCGGTTGTGGTGAGTCTTGGACTAGGAGGAGCAAAGGGAGGTACTGTTCTTACCAAAGGAGAGAATGGTTTTTGGATGGGAACTACAGCAGGAGCAATGGATGAAGGATTTCATTATTATCATGTAACTGTTGATGGAGGTGTTTTTAATGATCCCGGAGCCTTAAATTTTTATGGATCTACCCGTTGGGAAAGCGGAATAGAAATTCCAGCCCATGATCAGGATTTTTATGCATTAAAAAACGTTCCTCATGGTAATGTACAGCAAATTCTTTTTCCTTCAAAAAGTACTAACACTTCGCGCCGTGCTTATGTTTATACACCACCGGGTTATTCCAAAGAACAATCAAAACGTTTTCCTGTTTTGTACTTGCAACACGGTTGGGGCGAAGATGAAACCGCTTGGAGTAATCAAGGACGTGTTAACCTAATCATGGATAATTTAATAGCCGAAGGAAAAATAAAACCGTTTATCATAGTGATGACTTATGGTATGACCAATGAAGTTAAATGGGGCGGTATGGCAAGTTTTAAAATTGATGGTTTTCAAACGGTTCTTGTTGATGAATTAATTCCGTATGTCGATGCAAATTTCCGTACTCTGGCTAATCATGCAAATCGAGCCATGGCGGGACTTTCAATGGGAGGTATGGAAACAAAAACCATAACAATTAACAAACCGGAAGTTTTCTCGCATTACGCACTTTTGAGTGGTGGAACGTATAAGCTAGAAGATATTAAAGATAAATCTAAG
Protein-coding sequences here:
- a CDS encoding RagB/SusD family nutrient uptake outer membrane protein gives rise to the protein MKKYIIKLIWCSFAVSLLLPGCTNLEEETFGSLSPDTYYNNEAEALSSVVGVYQALSQVAHIGDPWRIAEFGTDEFIVPGRASGGWFDQNNIDIINHTVAPTNATCGRAWRNIFQEIGTANAVLESLQASPNSANLKGLIAEVRALRAYGYFYAMDFWGNVPLVTVARIDPNNLPGTTPRAEIFNFVETEMLAAIEDLPSITTVNKASYYPRFTKEAIYGALATMYLNAQVYTGTPKWTEAVAMCDKIISTNKYSMEAAVVDNFKSTKEQNSTEIISSFSIAPAQNAGNNQFILYTQNALDKLKYNLPFTPANGYSTYQEALDRYENQDVRKSLIEYGPQYYLDGVTPLRYPNGTQLNIIAVQSLISAEDNEGYKVLKYTPIGTSWSGFNADNDLVLIRYADILLIKAEALFRGGTTTITDTPLNLVNTVRGRSNASLLSSLTLKNIEDERARELIWEGHRRRDMIRFGTYFTGTWAFKTTQTDTFRGIYPIPQEQRTANPKLEQNPGYPLN
- a CDS encoding alpha/beta hydrolase, translated to MMSFTNVSIRFILIFVLVLSLNHSYGQSYTGVTGIRDSSYSTKNAYKYDVKTHPSIKIVTEFKFSSVKEIRNISYCEIGKRKLNLDVFYNTEKANSKRTAIIIIHGGGWRTGIREQHYPMAQKLASLGYVCFTPEYRLSTEALFPAAVYDIKAAIRWVRENAAAYNFDANRIAVLGFSAGGEMAAFMGTTGNMPLFEGTSCNLNAKSHANAVVDIDGTLSFVHPDGREGDDSKGISAGTYWFGYSKAENPKLWEAASPLSYVSAQTPPTLFINSAVPWMHAGREDYIKVLDKNGIYSEVKEFEGAPHSFCLYEPWFSPTIQYIDNFLTKVFNK
- a CDS encoding alpha/beta hydrolase — translated: MKQFFQNVFWMVLFVSFYAKAQQTTIKIPKDTSFTVKNEYKKYLKNFPHIKPAKDSLPENVNESRNLIYTTLKDTPFGDRDLHLDVFSPKKKGKYPALIMVHGGGWRAGDKALQVPLAQKLAAKGIVTVSVEYQLLQEAKYPAAVFNIKSAVRWVRANADKYGIDSDKIAISGCSAGGQLALLVGLTNGVEVKEGNQGNLGFSSDIQAIVDLDGVVDFMAPLSLNLKRGPDSPDVQWLGGTFYEKPEIWKDASPIFWANEKSCPILFVNSGFPRFHAGQDELIGMMKDWGIYTEVHKFDIQLHTFWLFNPWIDPTANYINDFLIKVFK
- a CDS encoding rhamnogalacturonan acetylesterase, whose translation is MKIKFIVPAVCVIASFIMAFGVKKNHVTVYLVGDSTMADYANNYEPGKDYMKTRYPVTGWGQVFQQYLVKDSLRKVNKLIKTDSAFVDDRARGGRSTRTFFQEGRWRAVYENLKKDDLVLMQFGHNDAAEDRAERYVTIEGYKEFLRLFVDQTRSKGAVPIILTPVARNYPWKEGKLQNVHGLYDQAAKDVANELQVLVIDLNKKSMDFFTKKGETFSAENYFMNFPAGKYEAYPEGQKDNTHFQTKGAVEVARLVFEGMKELNATIKN
- a CDS encoding pectinesterase family protein; protein product: MRNVIRLKYILFFLFISQFFFAQTANPEKYKYQFVVAKDGSGDYKFIQDAIDAMRKFPLAPITLYIKNGVYNEKIDLSANNTDVIFIGESVDKTVITYNDYSGRGKMGTFDSYTAKISGNRFKAENITFENSAGRVGQAVALYVDADKAVFKNCKFLGNQDTIYHGGEYSRQFFVDCHIEGTTDFIFGPATAVFKNCTILCKANSYITAPNTPKDKEFGFVFMDCKVSVTSEVDKMYLGRPWRAWAKSVFIKCELPKQIAPQAWDNWGNVENEKTAFFAEYECSGEGFRPKERAPWTHQLKKAEAERYTLKTILGSNSKSSEKEWYEL